A genomic region of Luteibacter aegosomatissinici contains the following coding sequences:
- the infA gene encoding translation initiation factor IF-1, translated as MAKDDVIEMEGTVQETLPNTMFRVQLENGHVITAHISGRMRKHYIRILTGDKVKVEMTPYDLTKGRITYRMK; from the coding sequence ATGGCAAAAGACGACGTCATCGAAATGGAAGGCACGGTCCAGGAGACCCTGCCCAACACCATGTTCCGCGTGCAGCTCGAGAACGGGCACGTCATTACTGCCCACATCTCCGGCCGTATGCGCAAGCATTACATCCGCATCCTCACCGGCGACAAGGTGAAGGTCGAGATGACCCCGTACGACCTGACCAAGGGTCGTATCACGTACCGTATGAAGTAA
- the clpS gene encoding ATP-dependent Clp protease adapter ClpS, protein MSQEHEHDQESERGHGLAIETARPETARPPLFQVVLLNDDFTPMDFVVEVLRSFFGMDQERAVQVMLHVHTRGKGVCGVFTREVAETKVTQVNEYSRSHQHPLLCTMEKM, encoded by the coding sequence ATGTCCCAGGAACACGAACACGATCAGGAAAGCGAGCGCGGACACGGGCTGGCCATCGAGACAGCCCGCCCGGAAACGGCCCGCCCACCCCTGTTCCAGGTCGTCCTGCTGAACGACGACTTCACACCGATGGATTTTGTGGTTGAGGTTTTGCGTAGCTTTTTTGGCATGGACCAGGAGCGGGCGGTCCAGGTGATGCTCCACGTTCACACCCGGGGGAAGGGCGTGTGCGGCGTGTTCACCCGCGAGGTGGCAGAAACCAAGGTGACACAGGTCAACGAATACTCACGGTCTCATCAGCACCCACTGTTGTGCACTATGGAAAAGATGTAG
- a CDS encoding polyhydroxyalkanoic acid system family protein codes for MAKIDIRREHGKSIAEARAVVDKVAERMAEKFGTKGAWQGDAYAFSGSGVKGAITVSDHDVHVGAELGMLLSAFKGKIEEEIRGKLDQYFA; via the coding sequence ATGGCCAAGATCGATATCCGCCGTGAGCACGGCAAAAGCATCGCCGAAGCACGTGCTGTCGTGGACAAGGTCGCCGAGCGCATGGCCGAGAAGTTCGGCACCAAGGGCGCCTGGCAGGGCGACGCCTACGCGTTCTCGGGCTCCGGGGTAAAGGGCGCGATTACGGTGTCCGACCACGATGTGCACGTGGGCGCCGAGCTCGGCATGCTGCTCTCCGCGTTCAAGGGCAAGATCGAGGAAGAAATCCGCGGGAAGCTGGACCAGTACTTCGCCTGA
- the clpA gene encoding ATP-dependent Clp protease ATP-binding subunit ClpA, with amino-acid sequence MFSKDLEVTIGHCYKQAREQRHEFMTVEHLLLALTENTSALAALRACGVDLPRLAADLQRIIAETVPVLPAGDERDTQPTLGFQRVLQRAVYHVQSSGRKEVTGANVLVAIFGEKDSHAVYFLHQQEITRLDVVNYISHGIAKISDESSAAPSSAERDGEEGGEGKGNPLSEYASNLNELAIQGKIDPLIGRQDEVERTIQVLCRRRKNNPLYVGEAGVGKTALAEGLAKRIVEGQVPEVLEDCTIWSLDLGALVAGTKYRGDFEKRLKAVIGQLKKQPNAILFIDEIHTIIGAGSASGGTMDASNLIKPMLASGELRCIGSTTFQEFRGIFEKDRALARRFQKIDVVEPTVADSIEILKGLKTRFEEHHSVEYTGEALRAAVDLSVKHIPDRLLPDKAIDVIDEAGARQRLLPEEERTGKVDVAEIEYIVAKMARIPAKQVSASDRDVLRNLERNLKMVVFGQDAAIEALASSIKMARSGLGDPSKPIGSFLLAGPTGVGKTEVTRQLAMQLGIEMVRFDMSEYMEAHSVSRLVGAPPGYVGFDQGGLLTEQITKHPHCVLLLDEIEKAHPDVYNILLQVMDRGVLTDTNGREANFKNVIVIMTTNAGAQLASRRGIGFVKQNHSPDAMETIRRMFTPEFRNRLDAVIQFNALDFDHILRVVDKFLIELESQLAEKKVSVDVTPEARRWLAEHGFDPQMGARPMARVIQDKVKRALADELLFGKLAEGGKVTLSVDGDELHVETESAEPATAEA; translated from the coding sequence ATGTTCAGCAAGGATCTCGAAGTCACCATTGGGCACTGCTATAAGCAGGCCCGGGAGCAGCGCCACGAGTTCATGACCGTGGAGCACCTCCTGCTCGCCCTCACGGAAAACACCTCAGCCCTGGCCGCCCTGCGTGCCTGTGGCGTCGATCTGCCCCGCCTGGCGGCGGATTTGCAGCGGATCATCGCCGAAACCGTGCCGGTACTGCCGGCCGGCGACGAGCGTGACACCCAGCCCACCCTGGGCTTCCAGCGCGTGCTCCAGCGCGCCGTGTACCACGTGCAGTCCTCAGGCCGTAAGGAAGTGACCGGCGCCAACGTCCTGGTCGCGATCTTCGGCGAAAAGGACAGCCACGCGGTCTATTTCCTGCACCAGCAGGAGATTACCCGCCTGGATGTGGTCAACTACATCTCCCACGGCATCGCCAAGATCAGCGATGAGTCCTCCGCGGCCCCCTCCAGCGCCGAGCGCGATGGCGAGGAAGGCGGTGAGGGCAAGGGCAACCCGCTCAGCGAGTACGCCTCCAACCTCAACGAGCTGGCCATCCAGGGCAAGATCGATCCGCTGATCGGTCGCCAGGATGAAGTGGAGCGCACCATCCAGGTGCTCTGCCGCCGCCGCAAGAACAACCCGCTCTACGTCGGTGAAGCCGGCGTGGGCAAGACCGCGCTCGCCGAGGGCCTGGCCAAGCGCATTGTCGAGGGCCAGGTCCCTGAGGTGCTGGAAGATTGCACCATCTGGTCGCTGGATCTGGGCGCCCTGGTCGCGGGCACCAAGTACCGTGGCGATTTCGAAAAGCGCCTGAAGGCGGTGATCGGCCAGCTCAAGAAGCAGCCGAACGCCATCCTGTTCATCGACGAGATCCACACCATCATCGGTGCGGGTTCGGCGTCGGGCGGCACCATGGATGCCTCGAACCTGATCAAGCCCATGCTGGCCTCGGGTGAGCTGCGCTGCATCGGTTCCACCACGTTCCAGGAATTCCGCGGCATCTTCGAGAAGGACCGCGCCCTGGCTCGCCGCTTCCAGAAGATCGACGTGGTCGAGCCCACCGTGGCCGATTCGATCGAGATCCTGAAGGGCCTGAAGACCCGCTTCGAAGAGCACCACTCGGTGGAATACACCGGTGAGGCCCTGCGCGCGGCGGTGGATCTGTCGGTGAAGCACATCCCCGACCGCCTGCTGCCGGACAAGGCCATCGACGTGATCGATGAGGCCGGTGCCCGCCAGCGCCTGCTGCCGGAAGAAGAACGCACCGGCAAGGTCGATGTGGCCGAGATCGAGTACATCGTGGCCAAGATGGCGCGCATTCCTGCCAAGCAGGTGTCCGCCTCGGATCGCGATGTGCTGCGCAACCTCGAGCGCAACCTGAAGATGGTCGTGTTCGGCCAGGATGCAGCGATCGAGGCCCTGGCATCGTCGATCAAGATGGCGCGTTCGGGCCTGGGCGACCCGTCCAAGCCGATCGGCAGCTTCCTGCTCGCCGGCCCCACGGGCGTCGGCAAGACGGAAGTGACCCGCCAGCTCGCCATGCAGCTCGGTATCGAGATGGTCCGCTTCGACATGTCCGAGTACATGGAAGCGCACTCGGTGTCGCGCCTGGTCGGTGCCCCTCCGGGGTACGTCGGTTTCGACCAGGGTGGCCTACTCACCGAGCAGATCACCAAGCACCCGCACTGCGTGCTGCTGCTGGATGAAATCGAGAAGGCGCATCCGGATGTGTACAACATCCTGTTGCAGGTCATGGATCGTGGCGTGCTGACCGATACCAACGGTCGCGAGGCGAACTTCAAGAACGTCATCGTGATCATGACGACGAACGCCGGCGCCCAGCTGGCCTCGCGTCGCGGCATCGGCTTCGTCAAGCAGAACCATTCGCCGGATGCGATGGAGACCATCCGCCGCATGTTCACGCCGGAGTTCCGCAACCGCCTGGATGCGGTGATCCAGTTCAACGCGCTGGACTTCGACCACATCCTGCGCGTGGTCGACAAGTTCCTGATCGAGCTGGAATCGCAGCTGGCCGAGAAGAAGGTCAGCGTGGACGTGACCCCGGAGGCCCGCCGCTGGTTGGCCGAGCATGGCTTCGATCCGCAGATGGGTGCGCGCCCGATGGCACGCGTCATCCAGGACAAGGTCAAGCGCGCGCTCGCCGACGAGCTGCTGTTCGGCAAGCTGGCCGAGGGCGGCAAGGTCACCCTCTCGGTGGATGGCGACGAACTGCACGTGGAAACCGAGTCGGCCGAGCCGGCAACGGCGGAAGCCTGA
- a CDS encoding FHA domain-containing protein — MRIEFVSSARGDFHWSRPVLTIGRAEDNDLVVSEGQVAPQHVTIYRDRRGMVLDVAAGVGRVYVNARPVREKALLRPGDSLSLGDCRMLIRDDEDLEARELHEPTDARCTAALRPVAGPLSGRLVAIGDRLELGATHGALPLELPGNDAALLTVAWVDGELILDASRVPARHAVRVNGVRTVRAALQPGDQIGLATHRFILEAPGWSAEPVVVMPEPEAEPEADEPAGSRGDVWWLILTAALLAAGIAVVLFAPF, encoded by the coding sequence ATGCGTATCGAATTCGTCAGCTCGGCTCGTGGTGATTTCCACTGGTCCCGACCCGTGCTCACGATCGGCCGGGCGGAGGATAACGACCTTGTCGTGTCCGAAGGCCAGGTCGCGCCGCAGCACGTCACCATCTATCGCGATCGTCGCGGCATGGTGCTGGACGTGGCGGCAGGCGTGGGCCGCGTGTACGTGAATGCGCGCCCCGTGCGCGAGAAAGCCTTGCTTCGTCCCGGAGACAGCCTTTCCCTTGGGGACTGCCGCATGCTCATCCGGGATGATGAGGACCTGGAGGCGCGCGAGCTGCATGAGCCCACCGATGCGCGTTGCACCGCGGCCTTGCGCCCGGTGGCGGGCCCCTTGTCGGGCCGGCTTGTTGCCATTGGCGACCGGCTCGAGCTGGGGGCCACGCATGGCGCGCTGCCACTGGAATTGCCCGGCAACGACGCTGCATTGCTCACGGTGGCGTGGGTTGATGGTGAGCTGATCCTGGATGCCTCACGCGTTCCCGCCCGCCATGCGGTGCGGGTCAACGGCGTGCGCACGGTGCGCGCCGCGCTCCAGCCCGGCGACCAGATCGGCCTGGCGACGCACCGCTTCATCCTGGAAGCACCGGGCTGGTCGGCCGAGCCCGTGGTCGTCATGCCGGAGCCCGAGGCCGAACCCGAAGCGGACGAGCCTGCCGGCTCGCGCGGCGATGTGTGGTGGTTGATCCTTACCGCCGCGCTCCTCGCGGCAGGCATTGCCGTGGTGCTGTTCGCGCCGTTCTAA